Proteins encoded within one genomic window of Porphyromonadaceae bacterium W3.11:
- a CDS encoding conjugal transfer protein TraO, translating into MKRVMVFLALIIAVAMPSQAQRLIPNQKGLELFGGVPIVRAEKLFRAENYTAGVSLVRYFKTANYAFLALECEGQTYDYRSSDVAVLGGLLQVGYMHPILSDGGKNIFFYLGATGLGGYEEVNGGKADLPDGAILLDKSRLVYGGALQASVELFLTDSWLFVVKGQGRMLFGSNLNAFRPNVTIGLRVNL; encoded by the coding sequence ATGAAAAGAGTAATGGTATTTCTGGCTCTGATTATTGCGGTAGCGATGCCGTCACAAGCTCAGAGGCTTATCCCCAATCAGAAGGGACTGGAACTCTTTGGCGGGGTGCCTATAGTCCGAGCCGAGAAGCTTTTTCGAGCTGAGAACTATACGGCTGGAGTGTCGCTGGTGCGTTACTTCAAAACCGCCAACTATGCCTTTCTCGCTCTGGAGTGTGAAGGGCAAACTTACGACTATCGCTCATCTGACGTGGCTGTCCTCGGTGGACTGCTTCAAGTGGGGTATATGCACCCGATACTTTCGGACGGAGGAAAGAATATCTTCTTCTATCTCGGAGCTACAGGATTAGGTGGCTATGAGGAGGTGAATGGTGGGAAGGCTGATTTGCCAGATGGTGCAATATTGCTGGACAAATCTCGCTTAGTATATGGTGGTGCTTTGCAGGCTTCGGTGGAGCTATTCTTAACGGATAGCTGGCTATTTGTGGTGAAAGGGCAAGGGCGAATGCTCTTTGGCTCAAACTTGAATGCTTTTAGACCTAATGTAACTATTGGATTGAGGGTGAATTTATGA
- a CDS encoding DUF3872 domain-containing protein, giving the protein MNKIRRMIWVMGVLALAGFCLSSCDRTLDVQTVFPFEVETMPVRKAIGLGETAEIRCFLKSEGNFSDTRYTIRYFQPEGEGELRLDGVVFEPNDRYSLESKSFRLYYTSRSTDRQLIDIYIEDNHGQLQHLSFDFNNKRTK; this is encoded by the coding sequence ATGAATAAGATAAGAAGAATGATATGGGTAATGGGGGTACTCGCGTTGGCTGGGTTTTGCCTTAGTAGTTGTGATCGTACTCTGGATGTGCAGACGGTTTTCCCATTTGAGGTGGAGACGATGCCAGTACGCAAGGCGATTGGACTAGGAGAGACGGCTGAAATCCGTTGTTTCCTCAAGTCGGAGGGCAACTTCTCAGACACTCGCTACACCATCCGCTACTTCCAGCCCGAGGGTGAGGGCGAACTCAGACTTGATGGAGTTGTTTTTGAGCCAAATGACCGCTATTCATTGGAAAGCAAGTCCTTTAGGCTCTACTACACCTCACGTTCCACCGACCGCCAACTAATCGACATCTACATCGAGGACAACCACGGTCAGCTCCAGCACCTCTCCTTCGACTTCAATAATAAGCGTACTAAATAA
- a CDS encoding DUF3883 domain-containing protein, with protein MEAKVSKAAIYREQTQRNDLKQHADKIIQGIKKIGPNHAKRAIWELFQNAVDLSPSCEIEIELREEELVFSHNGEPFTMHTLDCLFTQVSSKTLTEKKEEREEGDPIGQYGTGFMTSHSFGDIVEVSAAIQDETEEGSGHIKFSNLKIDRSTQDWEKLCDEIKDLRAQVEELLKKKPTFDELPKTVFKFSFNNELNKTRALDATKSLNVILPYVMVFNDRLKKVTVTDNEGVTTTYLNKEAEIDNGDFYTRVIQINDKERRINYLKTDRLAIVLPIESNSPADGSIGEAVNLQDTLPRLFLFYPLIGTEHLGINYIIHSKNFHPTEPRDGLHLNSQNEKNEAEELINQKLMKEAFDSINSFLNRNLSKIQNPHLLSQVNFPVNSDNEELNEYFKKIKEEWTDSFKTLPLVETPTGRLSTQDVSFLKNNIIHEVDEPTLEAIYNVVSVLYEKIPKLDLIRSWTKLVDDWDIQGTEWIEFNDIAERLSEKGKIESFKKEDLILLYNEMIRKGKGELFANNKLLPNIKGQFRKQIELKKTIELPEELFDIANAINPEITNSQIDPDFLLEGLEFSDFDRKKYMEFINASLDEHIKDNTRSKDLPEGYLKYLIQYARIIPREDSTSGPVQVTKLIEEYYDLASEPIILPNISKDEGNNLDTRKGQNDLFRVFLNDISNKDSKWTEEHLTELVTILKEAFKYAEIKRIFWEYQIFPNQLYQLKKISNLKRDDKIPESVKDLYDKIVEPENPIRNELAHSLIASIENIHNDLDTIEALDLTSKIEKRFFGESGNEIDMKDNPFKSDIIDIIRSFNSEQENNEKLYPATSRNKSAILAQLADQEASFTILSQTDTVIKKLAEIAGHSDPCELIRLAEEAWQTQQQEKLDLQFKMQIGNHLEDVLQKRLKEHLKANVVNEQDGQDLVVYVNGNPVYYIEVKSKWKEETPIRISRNQTLKAHEKRACFALCSIDMTKYEGEDRLKIENIESVAEYMKFNTDIGDHVEHLVEIYDSAHQENEFCLDGDFRTRIPMNYIKRGIDLERFEKGLLENINNNIHVQ; from the coding sequence ATGGAGGCAAAAGTATCAAAAGCTGCTATTTATAGAGAACAAACTCAACGTAATGACTTAAAGCAACACGCAGATAAGATTATTCAGGGCATAAAGAAAATTGGACCTAACCATGCCAAAAGAGCTATTTGGGAACTATTCCAGAATGCGGTGGATTTAAGTCCTTCCTGTGAAATTGAGATAGAGTTACGAGAAGAAGAATTGGTTTTTTCTCATAATGGGGAGCCATTTACAATGCACACTTTAGATTGTTTATTTACACAAGTGAGTTCAAAAACTCTTACGGAAAAGAAAGAAGAAAGAGAAGAAGGTGATCCTATAGGACAGTACGGAACAGGCTTTATGACATCACACTCTTTTGGTGACATAGTGGAAGTAAGTGCTGCTATTCAAGATGAAACTGAAGAAGGTTCAGGACACATAAAATTCAGCAACTTAAAAATAGATCGTAGCACGCAAGATTGGGAGAAATTATGTGATGAAATAAAAGATCTAAGAGCTCAAGTAGAAGAATTACTGAAGAAGAAACCGACTTTTGACGAGTTGCCAAAAACTGTTTTTAAATTCAGCTTTAACAATGAACTCAATAAAACAAGAGCACTTGATGCAACCAAGTCACTCAATGTGATTTTGCCCTATGTGATGGTTTTTAATGACAGGTTAAAGAAAGTGACTGTTACAGATAATGAAGGTGTAACAACAACTTACCTCAATAAAGAAGCTGAAATAGACAACGGAGATTTTTACACGAGAGTAATACAGATAAATGACAAGGAGAGAAGGATTAACTACCTTAAAACTGATAGATTAGCCATTGTTTTACCCATTGAAAGTAATTCACCTGCTGATGGAAGCATTGGAGAAGCAGTGAATTTGCAAGACACTCTGCCACGACTTTTTTTGTTTTACCCATTAATTGGTACAGAGCATTTGGGGATTAACTATATAATTCATTCAAAAAACTTTCATCCTACTGAACCGAGAGACGGCTTACATCTTAATTCACAAAATGAAAAAAACGAGGCGGAAGAATTAATCAATCAGAAGCTTATGAAAGAGGCATTTGATTCCATTAACTCTTTTCTTAATCGGAATCTTTCGAAAATCCAAAATCCTCACCTACTTTCTCAAGTCAATTTTCCAGTTAATTCTGACAATGAAGAGCTAAACGAATACTTTAAAAAAATCAAAGAAGAGTGGACGGATAGCTTTAAGACTCTTCCGCTTGTTGAAACGCCAACCGGTCGACTATCGACACAAGACGTATCTTTTCTTAAAAATAATATAATACATGAAGTAGATGAACCCACGCTGGAGGCCATCTACAACGTTGTTAGTGTGTTATATGAAAAGATTCCTAAGTTAGACCTCATACGAAGTTGGACAAAACTAGTAGATGATTGGGATATCCAAGGCACAGAATGGATTGAATTTAATGACATTGCTGAACGGCTATCGGAGAAGGGAAAAATTGAATCATTCAAGAAGGAAGATTTAATTCTATTGTATAATGAAATGATTCGTAAAGGGAAGGGAGAATTGTTCGCAAATAATAAATTACTACCCAATATTAAAGGTCAATTTAGGAAGCAAATAGAGTTAAAAAAAACTATTGAATTGCCTGAAGAACTCTTTGATATAGCAAATGCGATTAATCCAGAAATAACTAATAGCCAAATTGATCCTGATTTTTTACTTGAAGGTTTGGAGTTTTCAGACTTTGACAGAAAAAAATACATGGAGTTTATCAATGCTTCATTAGATGAACATATAAAGGATAATACACGTTCAAAAGATCTGCCTGAAGGATACTTAAAATATTTGATTCAGTATGCTAGGATTATCCCACGTGAAGATTCAACAAGTGGTCCTGTGCAAGTGACAAAACTGATTGAAGAGTATTATGATTTAGCTTCAGAACCGATTATTCTTCCTAATATTTCAAAGGACGAAGGAAACAATTTAGATACCAGAAAAGGACAAAACGATTTATTCAGAGTGTTTTTGAATGACATTAGTAATAAAGACTCTAAATGGACAGAAGAACATTTAACCGAACTAGTCACTATTTTAAAAGAGGCTTTCAAGTATGCGGAAATAAAAAGGATATTTTGGGAATATCAGATTTTTCCAAATCAACTTTACCAACTAAAAAAGATAAGCAATCTTAAAAGGGATGATAAAATACCAGAGTCTGTAAAGGATTTATACGACAAGATAGTTGAGCCAGAAAATCCAATAAGAAACGAACTAGCACATTCGTTAATTGCGTCAATTGAAAATATTCACAATGATTTGGATACTATCGAAGCTTTGGATTTGACGTCTAAGATAGAGAAACGGTTCTTTGGGGAATCTGGAAATGAAATTGACATGAAAGATAACCCTTTTAAAAGTGATATTATAGACATCATTAGGAGTTTTAATTCTGAGCAGGAAAACAATGAAAAGCTATATCCAGCAACATCAAGAAATAAATCGGCGATATTGGCTCAGTTGGCAGACCAAGAAGCATCCTTCACTATTTTAAGTCAGACTGATACTGTAATAAAAAAGTTAGCGGAAATAGCTGGACATTCAGATCCCTGTGAATTGATAAGATTGGCTGAAGAGGCATGGCAGACTCAACAGCAAGAGAAACTCGATCTACAATTTAAAATGCAAATTGGGAATCACTTGGAAGATGTGTTGCAGAAAAGATTAAAGGAACACTTAAAAGCAAATGTGGTAAACGAACAAGATGGTCAAGACCTTGTAGTTTATGTCAATGGGAATCCAGTTTATTACATTGAGGTTAAATCAAAATGGAAAGAAGAAACCCCAATAAGGATTTCAAGAAATCAGACATTAAAAGCTCACGAAAAGCGTGCTTGCTTTGCCTTATGTTCAATAGATATGACTAAATACGAAGGAGAAGACAGACTTAAAATTGAAAACATTGAAAGTGTGGCTGAATATATGAAATTCAACACTGACATAGGTGATCATGTAGAACACTTAGTAGAGATTTATGATAGTGCCCATCAAGAAAATGAGTTCTGTTTAGATGGTGACTTTAGGACACGAATACCAATGAATTATATAAAAAGAGGTATTGATTTAGAGCGATTTGAAAAAGGACTCTTGGAGAATATAAATAATAACATTCATGTCCAATAA